The Thaumasiovibrio subtropicus genome window below encodes:
- a CDS encoding RpiB/LacA/LacB family sugar-phosphate isomerase, whose translation MKIALMMENSQAGKNAAVLNELNAVAGAKGFPVFNVGMSDENDHHLTYIHLGIMASILINAKAVDFVVTGCGTGQGAMMSCNIHPGVVCGYCLDPSDAFLFNQINNGNALALAFAKGFGWGAELNVRYIFEKAFEGERGQGYPLERAEPQQRNAGILNEVKAAVVKENYLDTLRAIDPELVKTAVSGERFQQCFFDNCQNPEIEAFVREILA comes from the coding sequence ATGAAAATTGCATTGATGATGGAGAACAGCCAAGCTGGCAAAAACGCTGCTGTCCTAAATGAGCTAAACGCAGTCGCTGGCGCTAAAGGTTTCCCAGTATTCAACGTAGGCATGTCCGATGAAAACGATCATCACCTGACCTACATTCACCTCGGTATCATGGCGAGTATTCTTATCAACGCGAAAGCGGTTGACTTTGTTGTCACTGGTTGCGGCACTGGCCAAGGCGCGATGATGTCATGCAACATCCACCCAGGTGTTGTCTGCGGTTACTGCCTAGACCCATCAGATGCATTCCTTTTCAACCAAATCAACAACGGTAACGCATTGGCACTTGCGTTTGCAAAAGGCTTTGGTTGGGGTGCAGAACTGAATGTTCGTTACATCTTCGAGAAAGCCTTTGAAGGCGAGCGTGGTCAAGGCTACCCACTAGAGCGTGCTGAACCACAGCAGCGTAATGCGGGCATCTTGAACGAGGTGAAAGCTGCTGTTGTTAAAGAAAACTACCTTGATACGCTGCGTGCGATTGACCCAGAGCTTGTGAAAACCGCGGTTTCTGGTGAGCGTTTCCAGCAGTGCTTTTTCGACAACTGCCAAAACCCTGAAATTGAAGCATTTGTTCGCGAAATCTTGGCTTAA
- a CDS encoding Ig-like domain-containing protein: MRSLTPTGKINKITGALFAAGLLISPMAALALNVDIDVNPQTEGQYWSTYQIAIQNADDQAIDMRDATVTFVLDHHVSDINWSSATLSYPNWRIEHSTTNDGILHTITFLFPDGDWANTLLQTADHFTLSISMSGMINDLDAFSQSIAFNGEGGTLPPQGDITLTSPQSGARLAVNEETTIVADAHGEDAYRVEFWAANEKLGDQIIDVDTENYHQPWTPSALGASQVEVILFSEEGKRIKAASANVDIYNDNPDFQPPAINFITPAEGDEFKQTDSVRIEINATDADDDLAHVAVSANNQTICEFDASEVTNFECDWQPDVIGSVELIATATDEQALTSTANVNIRVTQSSGGQCGDIPQYEDGMHYQVGDRVSNIGHLFSCTVAGWCGNPVWTPGTGHPNYPDAWKDAWHEEGECDLTPVPEIDLVAPGQGERFRLNEQIPVIVAAEDSEGTVTRVEVLLNGQHIANADTPTSGNQYHFTLPPQQEGMYELSAVAHNDLGGENQTQAISIAVTDIDLVVSLTSPADGSSYYQGRAIRMAAEANTFDGVITGVEFIANGERLTEVTQPPYEYQWNGAQLGEHTITAIAHNSEGDSQTSVPASIEVKEPQDDHDLRDNPDRTITYLTSWGLRDIEQLLDSQGDAYFLSFGKWDASGNIAVSDDMITPKYDPSWMAPQYLAWTHLKHAHPRKAMMIAMGGATYDSMWNHMGTPAQREAIVDGLVDLLNTPYPVYKKNLSPDELVGECQAFDWQGNCDFSAYQLAGYATIDGVDFDFERTTRITEEDNRNLEALVTLLRERIGESKLLSLTTYHVGADPVECANPAVFDDCSFIEPDRSAHHGEVISLLENTRDTFDFFNVMAYDAGENFRYEVAMANYAKYVGDKEKVVLGNTINSQWGPNGRFVETRENNIKRTQWQKQNGYGGFFIWTLGSNTEGLTMKEQVAYFNELDDNN; this comes from the coding sequence ATGCGCTCACTCACCCCAACAGGAAAAATCAATAAAATTACTGGCGCCCTGTTCGCCGCGGGTTTACTGATATCACCCATGGCAGCCCTTGCCTTAAACGTTGATATCGATGTGAACCCTCAAACCGAAGGGCAATACTGGAGCACTTATCAAATCGCTATCCAGAATGCCGATGATCAAGCAATTGATATGCGTGATGCGACGGTCACTTTTGTGCTCGACCACCACGTCAGCGACATCAACTGGTCATCAGCAACCTTGTCATACCCAAATTGGCGCATCGAGCACAGCACCACCAATGACGGTATTCTCCATACCATCACCTTCCTGTTTCCAGACGGAGACTGGGCAAACACCCTATTGCAAACTGCGGATCATTTCACACTGTCGATTAGCATGAGTGGGATGATTAATGATCTCGACGCCTTTAGTCAAAGCATCGCATTCAACGGTGAAGGAGGCACCCTGCCACCACAAGGTGACATCACACTCACCTCGCCGCAATCCGGCGCGCGTCTTGCCGTTAATGAAGAGACAACCATAGTCGCAGATGCTCATGGTGAGGATGCCTATCGCGTTGAGTTTTGGGCAGCAAATGAGAAGCTCGGCGATCAAATCATCGATGTTGACACTGAAAACTATCACCAACCATGGACACCGAGTGCACTAGGCGCAAGTCAAGTCGAAGTCATCCTGTTCAGTGAAGAGGGCAAACGGATCAAAGCCGCCTCGGCAAACGTCGACATCTACAATGACAACCCAGATTTTCAACCACCAGCGATCAACTTCATCACCCCAGCAGAAGGTGATGAGTTTAAGCAAACTGATAGCGTAAGAATTGAAATCAACGCGACGGATGCGGATGATGATTTAGCCCACGTCGCGGTTTCGGCGAACAATCAAACCATCTGTGAGTTTGATGCCAGTGAAGTGACAAATTTCGAATGTGATTGGCAACCCGATGTCATTGGCAGTGTCGAGCTCATTGCCACAGCGACCGACGAGCAAGCGCTCACCAGTACTGCAAACGTGAATATTCGAGTGACGCAAAGCTCGGGAGGCCAATGTGGTGACATCCCTCAGTATGAAGATGGTATGCACTATCAAGTTGGCGACCGTGTATCAAACATCGGCCATCTCTTTAGCTGCACCGTTGCGGGTTGGTGCGGCAATCCCGTGTGGACCCCCGGTACGGGTCATCCTAACTATCCGGACGCCTGGAAAGATGCTTGGCATGAAGAAGGCGAGTGTGACCTCACCCCAGTGCCAGAGATAGATCTCGTCGCACCTGGACAGGGTGAGCGATTCCGCCTCAACGAGCAGATCCCCGTCATTGTCGCCGCCGAGGATAGCGAAGGCACAGTGACTCGGGTAGAGGTTTTGCTCAATGGCCAACACATCGCCAATGCGGATACACCGACCAGCGGCAATCAATACCACTTCACACTACCGCCACAACAAGAAGGCATGTATGAACTCAGTGCGGTTGCACACAATGATCTAGGTGGCGAGAACCAAACCCAAGCCATTAGCATCGCGGTGACCGACATTGACCTTGTCGTTAGTCTCACCTCACCCGCGGATGGTTCTTCATACTATCAGGGCCGTGCTATTCGCATGGCCGCTGAAGCCAACACCTTTGATGGTGTCATCACAGGTGTTGAATTTATTGCCAATGGTGAGCGCCTCACCGAAGTCACGCAACCGCCTTACGAGTATCAATGGAATGGCGCGCAGTTAGGTGAGCACACCATTACCGCGATTGCGCACAACTCCGAAGGCGATAGCCAAACTTCCGTGCCCGCAAGCATTGAAGTGAAAGAACCGCAAGACGATCATGACTTACGCGATAACCCCGATCGTACTATCACGTACCTCACCTCTTGGGGACTACGTGACATTGAACAACTTCTGGACTCGCAAGGTGACGCCTATTTCCTCTCCTTCGGCAAATGGGACGCATCAGGGAATATTGCCGTCTCAGACGATATGATCACTCCGAAATATGATCCTTCGTGGATGGCGCCACAGTATCTCGCATGGACGCATCTCAAACACGCCCATCCTCGCAAAGCCATGATGATTGCGATGGGCGGCGCAACCTACGACAGTATGTGGAACCACATGGGTACCCCAGCGCAACGCGAAGCGATTGTTGATGGTCTCGTCGATCTCTTGAATACGCCCTACCCGGTCTACAAAAAGAATCTGTCACCGGATGAACTTGTCGGCGAATGTCAGGCGTTCGATTGGCAGGGCAATTGTGACTTTAGCGCTTACCAGCTAGCGGGATACGCCACAATTGATGGGGTAGATTTTGACTTCGAGCGCACGACACGCATCACAGAAGAGGACAACCGAAATCTCGAAGCCTTGGTAACACTACTCCGTGAGCGCATTGGTGAAAGTAAACTGCTCTCTCTTACCACCTACCATGTGGGTGCGGACCCCGTCGAGTGTGCAAATCCAGCCGTATTTGACGACTGTTCATTCATTGAACCTGACCGCTCTGCACACCATGGTGAAGTAATTTCGCTGCTAGAAAACACCCGTGATACTTTCGACTTCTTCAATGTCATGGCCTATGACGCAGGTGAAAACTTCCGCTATGAGGTCGCAATGGCGAACTATGCCAAGTATGTTGGTGACAAGGAAAAGGTGGTCTTAGGCAATACCATTAACAGCCAATGGGGACCGAATGGCCGATTTGTCGAAACCCGAGAGAACAACATCAAGCGCACCCAATGGCAAAAGCAAAATGGTTACGGTGGCTTCTTTATCTGGACGCTCGGTTCAAACACCGAAGGCTTAACGATGAAAGAGCAAGTGGCGTACTTCAATGAACTAGACGATAACAACTAA
- a CDS encoding glycosyl hydrolase family 18 protein produces MNTIHRIGSAAMILGLSLSPVAIAVANQLVIDINAPSSPSDWWNNYSIALANSTSEPVELRDAIIEFTLDHEVSSLQWSSTGGVSYPQMHITHSPQNGETLHRVVLSFDEGDWVRTELTAGQSFTLGFGLSGKIDDLTAFQNSIRFTTDGDGGTPVPPPETEVIITSPANGEQRELGEITPIVADIEAQTGETITFSINDNVINTQTALDGLHTYRHAWTPDALGQHTVTVSVLNEAGDSLASEAISLLIIEEEEHPTAPTVSFATPSHNQEFDIAQRIAISVNAADADDDLRSVKVFADNQTICEFDAEQTQDFRCEYQPTTTGSKTLKAEATDATHLTATSQITIKVTEDTGVEPPPIDPPPPGLSCDIKQIYREDGRECMADDKPRRIIGYFTSWRDGANDFPTYLVSDIPWEKITHINYAFAGVDTDTLDLLLSESATDMEWPEIEGAEMDPEFDYTGHFNLLNKYKKQYPDVKTIIALGGWAESGGFFTGTTNADCSVNMEGIRTLAGNAIEAMRKYGFDGIDYDYEYPTSMTNAGNPVDWPHADKCRDALFPNYVELMRVTRDMLTEAEKEDGRRYLFTIASPSSGYLLRGMENFQVTDYLDFINIMTYDFHGTWNHYVAHNAALFDNKEDPELKAAGIYDQAQWGGVGYLNAAWGAAYFRGAVDPSKINVGVPYYTRGWQNVSGGEHGLNGTAPLPNQTQCPEGTGMNDPCGDGARGIDNLWHDLDDNNQEIASGVVPMWHAKNLEHAASLGLAGSMPSYGEAWGLDKDNPDHLITGTYERHFDDKARVPWLWNAEKQVFLSTEDEESIQHKLDFIKDGGFGGVMIWELAGDYAFNAETGEYYMGDTLTSLMYEELRTADDMDIDHNDLPLPVGHIDVDVSVSDFPIGDNNYPINPTLRVVNNSSQSLPTGTKMQFQIASSTSDTISDWNGAGTTVVKSAGHDNFHGDKPNSNIEYQHTVEVTLNPYADIAPGGEVDLSMVFYIPATIGTEGVRLLSADADGNVVTVGLKKHFADLPEHEFGNNSNPGGPGEPGGECDFDISALPVYDGANTQWPQTDWQGNPSHALKPDLLRHNGFVYQAQWWTNSEPGSDSSWEMYCEIK; encoded by the coding sequence ATGAACACTATTCATCGTATTGGTAGTGCGGCCATGATTTTAGGATTAAGTCTGTCGCCTGTTGCCATTGCCGTTGCAAACCAGCTTGTTATCGATATCAACGCCCCTTCTTCCCCAAGTGATTGGTGGAACAACTACAGTATTGCGCTTGCTAACAGTACTTCCGAACCTGTTGAACTGCGTGACGCCATTATTGAGTTCACTTTAGACCACGAGGTATCAAGCTTACAGTGGAGTAGCACTGGGGGGGTAAGCTACCCACAAATGCACATTACGCATTCCCCACAAAATGGTGAAACCTTACACCGCGTTGTTTTGTCCTTCGATGAAGGCGACTGGGTGCGCACCGAACTGACTGCCGGACAATCATTTACCTTGGGATTCGGCCTCAGTGGCAAAATTGATGATCTCACTGCGTTCCAAAACAGCATCCGTTTTACAACTGATGGTGACGGAGGCACGCCTGTACCACCGCCTGAAACCGAAGTAATCATCACCTCGCCTGCGAATGGCGAGCAAAGAGAGCTCGGCGAGATCACGCCGATCGTCGCAGATATTGAGGCACAGACTGGCGAAACCATCACCTTTAGCATCAATGACAATGTCATCAACACGCAAACTGCACTGGATGGCCTCCATACCTATCGCCATGCTTGGACGCCAGACGCCTTGGGGCAGCATACGGTCACCGTATCAGTGCTCAATGAAGCCGGTGACTCCCTCGCTAGCGAAGCGATCAGTTTATTGATCATCGAGGAAGAAGAGCACCCCACCGCCCCGACCGTCTCATTCGCCACGCCAAGTCACAATCAAGAATTTGATATCGCGCAACGCATTGCGATATCCGTCAATGCCGCGGATGCGGATGATGATTTACGCAGTGTGAAGGTCTTTGCCGACAACCAAACCATCTGTGAGTTTGATGCAGAGCAAACCCAAGACTTTCGTTGCGAATACCAGCCGACTACCACGGGCAGCAAAACACTCAAAGCAGAAGCGACCGATGCCACTCACTTAACCGCGACATCACAAATCACCATCAAGGTGACCGAAGATACGGGAGTGGAGCCACCACCGATTGATCCGCCGCCACCGGGGCTTTCCTGTGATATCAAGCAAATTTACCGTGAAGATGGTCGCGAATGTATGGCCGACGACAAACCTCGCCGCATTATCGGTTACTTCACCTCGTGGCGAGATGGCGCAAACGACTTTCCTACGTACTTGGTATCGGATATTCCTTGGGAAAAAATCACCCATATCAACTATGCATTTGCTGGTGTCGATACCGATACCTTAGACCTACTCCTCAGCGAAAGCGCTACCGATATGGAGTGGCCCGAAATTGAAGGTGCCGAGATGGATCCCGAGTTTGACTACACGGGTCACTTTAACCTACTCAACAAATACAAGAAGCAGTATCCAGATGTAAAAACCATCATTGCGTTGGGTGGCTGGGCTGAATCCGGCGGCTTCTTCACTGGTACCACCAACGCTGACTGTAGTGTCAATATGGAAGGCATCCGCACGCTTGCTGGCAACGCCATTGAGGCAATGCGCAAATATGGCTTTGATGGTATCGACTACGACTACGAATACCCAACATCGATGACCAATGCCGGCAACCCGGTTGATTGGCCTCACGCAGACAAGTGTCGTGATGCCCTCTTCCCGAACTATGTCGAGTTGATGCGTGTTACCCGTGACATGCTCACTGAAGCAGAAAAAGAAGATGGTCGTCGCTATCTCTTCACCATCGCTTCCCCATCATCGGGTTATCTATTGCGTGGCATGGAGAACTTCCAAGTTACTGACTACCTCGATTTCATCAACATCATGACCTACGACTTCCACGGCACATGGAACCACTACGTTGCCCACAACGCAGCCTTGTTTGATAACAAAGAAGATCCAGAGTTAAAGGCCGCTGGCATCTACGATCAAGCGCAATGGGGCGGTGTTGGTTACCTCAATGCGGCTTGGGGTGCAGCTTACTTCCGTGGCGCTGTTGATCCATCAAAAATCAATGTCGGTGTCCCTTACTACACTCGAGGTTGGCAAAACGTCTCCGGTGGCGAACATGGCCTGAACGGCACCGCACCATTACCGAATCAGACTCAATGTCCAGAAGGCACAGGGATGAATGATCCTTGTGGTGATGGCGCGCGTGGTATCGATAACCTGTGGCACGATCTTGATGATAACAACCAAGAAATCGCTTCTGGCGTCGTCCCGATGTGGCATGCCAAAAACCTTGAGCATGCGGCATCACTTGGTTTAGCTGGCAGCATGCCTAGCTATGGCGAAGCATGGGGTCTCGACAAAGACAACCCTGATCACCTCATCACGGGCACCTATGAGCGCCACTTCGACGACAAAGCCCGTGTACCTTGGCTATGGAATGCGGAAAAACAGGTCTTCTTATCAACCGAAGATGAAGAGTCTATTCAGCACAAGTTGGATTTCATCAAAGATGGTGGATTTGGTGGTGTGATGATTTGGGAGCTAGCCGGAGACTACGCCTTTAATGCAGAGACAGGCGAATACTACATGGGCGACACACTCACATCATTAATGTATGAAGAGTTACGTACTGCTGACGACATGGATATCGATCATAACGATCTCCCGTTGCCTGTCGGTCACATCGATGTTGATGTCAGCGTCAGCGATTTCCCTATCGGAGACAACAACTATCCAATTAACCCCACCCTGCGCGTGGTGAACAACTCATCGCAAAGCCTACCAACGGGGACCAAGATGCAGTTCCAAATCGCTTCGTCAACTTCTGACACCATCAGCGATTGGAATGGTGCTGGGACAACCGTGGTGAAAAGTGCAGGACATGACAACTTCCACGGTGACAAGCCAAACAGTAATATCGAATACCAACATACCGTTGAAGTCACTCTCAACCCCTACGCAGACATTGCGCCGGGCGGCGAAGTTGACCTCAGCATGGTGTTCTACATCCCTGCCACCATTGGTACGGAAGGTGTACGTCTACTGAGTGCCGATGCCGACGGCAATGTCGTCACTGTCGGCTTGAAAAAACACTTTGCTGACCTGCCAGAACATGAATTTGGTAACAACAGTAACCCGGGAGGCCCAGGTGAGCCGGGTGGCGAATGCGACTTTGATATCAGTGCATTACCCGTCTACGACGGAGCTAACACCCAGTGGCCTCAAACCGACTGGCAAGGCAACCCAAGCCATGCGCTAAAACCGGATCTTCTTCGCCACAATGGGTTTGTCTATCAAGCGCAATGGTGGACTAACTCGGAGCCGGGCAGCGATAGTTCTTGGGAAATGTACTGCGAAATCAAATAG
- a CDS encoding glycosyltransferase family 25 protein, with product MKAVVISLESKIERYKWTRSQLKQIPSLAIEKLSAVDARADNPHALMGRYNEQRFFNLNGRTAAPGEIGCYASHYLAWQRCVELNEPIVVFEDDIQIDAQLFNHTIEAAKAHIAECGYIRLENYSKKREHNYTVASLGHHQRLIRHIKTPLCMTAYAITPSVAKAFIKKSNEFLYPVDVFMRNIWIHKKPTYGITPAGLTGGKFDSAIGTRNFKHEKTVKTKAFKLLSKSRDVAFNGLYNFTYAVTVKKSRPTFQRHR from the coding sequence ATGAAAGCGGTAGTTATCTCACTAGAAAGCAAGATTGAGCGATACAAATGGACGCGTTCGCAACTCAAACAAATCCCTTCACTCGCCATCGAAAAGCTCTCTGCGGTGGATGCGCGCGCTGACAACCCACATGCGTTAATGGGGAGATACAATGAACAACGTTTCTTCAATCTCAATGGTCGAACCGCAGCGCCGGGAGAAATTGGTTGCTATGCGAGCCACTATCTTGCTTGGCAACGCTGCGTGGAGCTCAACGAACCCATTGTTGTTTTTGAAGATGACATTCAAATCGATGCACAGCTTTTCAATCACACCATTGAAGCAGCTAAGGCGCACATTGCAGAATGCGGTTATATTCGACTAGAAAACTACTCAAAAAAGCGCGAGCACAACTACACTGTTGCGTCACTGGGTCATCATCAACGTCTTATCCGGCATATTAAGACTCCTTTGTGTATGACTGCCTATGCCATCACACCCAGCGTCGCGAAAGCCTTTATCAAAAAGAGCAACGAGTTCCTTTATCCCGTTGATGTATTCATGCGAAACATATGGATTCATAAAAAGCCGACTTACGGCATCACACCCGCTGGACTCACAGGCGGAAAGTTTGATTCAGCCATTGGCACTCGTAATTTCAAGCACGAAAAAACCGTCAAGACAAAAGCGTTTAAACTGCTCAGCAAATCACGTGATGTGGCATTTAATGGACTTTACAATTTCACATACGCAGTAACGGTAAAAAAGTCTCGCCCAACCTTCCAACGACATCGGTAA
- a CDS encoding FadR/GntR family transcriptional regulator yields MQSKFATISGSKRSLHVQVAREIARGILSGELPQGSIIPGEMALCEQFGISRTALREAVKLLTSKGLLESRPKIGTKVVDKIHWNFLDPQLLEWMEGLQNSEIFYHQFLGLRKAIEPEACALAAKNATAEQRIELSETFQEMVEIAEDFDQKRWAEVDMHFHRLIFLSTGNDFYLPFGNVLATIFMSFINHSSKDGGVCIGEHRDIYDAIMAGNEDRAREASRLLLREEKHRLPSEASA; encoded by the coding sequence ATGCAATCCAAATTCGCGACTATTTCCGGCTCCAAACGCAGCCTTCATGTTCAAGTTGCTAGGGAGATAGCACGCGGCATCCTTTCTGGAGAACTTCCGCAAGGCTCTATCATTCCAGGAGAGATGGCTCTTTGTGAGCAGTTTGGCATTAGCCGCACCGCCTTACGTGAAGCCGTGAAGCTTCTCACCTCCAAAGGCCTGCTCGAATCTCGCCCAAAAATCGGGACGAAAGTCGTCGATAAAATCCACTGGAACTTCCTTGATCCTCAGTTGCTTGAATGGATGGAAGGCTTACAAAACTCTGAGATTTTTTATCATCAGTTCTTAGGCTTGCGTAAAGCAATCGAACCTGAAGCGTGTGCGCTTGCCGCCAAGAATGCGACAGCCGAACAACGCATCGAGCTTTCAGAAACCTTCCAAGAGATGGTCGAAATCGCCGAAGATTTTGATCAAAAGCGCTGGGCCGAAGTCGACATGCACTTTCACCGCCTGATTTTCCTTTCTACCGGCAACGACTTTTACTTACCCTTTGGCAATGTGCTCGCCACTATCTTTATGAGCTTTATCAATCACTCATCAAAAGACGGCGGGGTGTGTATTGGTGAGCATCGTGATATTTATGATGCCATCATGGCAGGTAATGAGGATCGTGCACGCGAGGCCTCTCGCTTACTCCTTCGTGAAGAGAAGCACCGTTTGCCCAGCGAAGCGTCCGCGTAA
- a CDS encoding DUF2989 domain-containing protein: MQRFTLTLLTCSLLAGCFGGEKDADELCKAIPGMCGDLNIGDTHCKKDRDPLVRARYTAIISGRDLDKFEELKATKMFTRCMELSSVISATQLSDANARRMAALVHSAAQEDKLLMELSTSQAPEIIYYRWTQGDELAKDQFLALESSERLNTPYLKMALAGYYTHSDKAHAINILHQGLELVNSQMPLENQLILSLATLNLQIDNIEEAYVWTMVAAQFELTSGTDRLMRIKPIDMATHEMLQKKAMLIAEEIEMGRYRRQ, translated from the coding sequence ATGCAACGATTTACGCTTACTTTACTCACCTGTTCCCTTCTTGCTGGCTGTTTTGGTGGCGAGAAAGATGCCGATGAACTCTGCAAAGCCATTCCCGGTATGTGTGGCGATCTCAACATCGGCGATACGCACTGTAAAAAGGATCGCGACCCTTTAGTCCGCGCGCGCTACACGGCAATCATTTCTGGTCGCGATCTCGACAAGTTTGAAGAGTTAAAAGCAACCAAAATGTTCACACGTTGTATGGAGCTCTCCTCGGTCATTTCTGCCACTCAACTTTCTGATGCCAATGCGCGGCGCATGGCCGCGCTTGTCCACAGCGCAGCACAAGAAGACAAACTACTGATGGAGCTTTCGACTTCTCAAGCACCGGAGATCATCTACTATCGGTGGACACAAGGTGACGAGTTGGCAAAAGATCAGTTTCTGGCGTTGGAGAGCTCAGAAAGGCTGAATACACCCTACCTCAAGATGGCGCTCGCAGGATATTACACACATTCAGATAAAGCGCATGCTATCAATATACTCCACCAAGGTTTGGAGTTAGTGAACAGCCAAATGCCCCTCGAAAATCAGCTGATCCTTTCGCTAGCCACACTGAACCTACAAATCGACAACATCGAAGAGGCGTATGTCTGGACTATGGTAGCGGCGCAGTTTGAACTCACCAGTGGCACAGACAGGCTAATGCGCATTAAACCCATCGATATGGCAACCCATGAAATGCTACAAAAAAAAGCGATGTTGATTGCAGAAGAGATCGAAATGGGTCGGTATCGACGCCAATAG
- a CDS encoding anaerobic sulfatase maturase codes for MSTATQVGCHVMAKPSGSVCNIDCHYCFYLEKEKLYPDRQAQWRMSDETLETYVRQQIEAQPGPHVEFAWQGGEPTLMGLPFYERVIALCEKYGKGKTIQHAFQTNAILLNDDWCQFFAKHNFLIGVSIDGPAELHDHYRVTRSGKPTHEKVMAGIVCLKKHGVAFNTLTVINSVNVKHPKALYQFLTEIGSTFLQFIPLVEREAKQQDTSALSLVLPGESMATVTDWSVPSWQYGEFLNQVFDVWVRRDVGRVFVQMFDTTLASWCGQPSGVCVFSETCGHAFALEANGDLYSCDHYVYPEYLLGNIHQISIKELNEGDAAHQFGQDKRNTLTPDCQRCDFRFACHGGCPKHRFDVSPSGFPNHNYFCQGYKHFFKHSAPYMAKMRELLEQGRQAADIMLLVAQADRQRAQQTRQAAGRNAPCPCGSGKKHKRCCG; via the coding sequence ATGTCGACTGCAACTCAAGTGGGCTGCCACGTAATGGCGAAGCCCAGTGGCTCTGTCTGCAATATCGATTGCCACTACTGTTTTTATCTCGAGAAAGAGAAGCTCTACCCCGATCGCCAGGCTCAGTGGCGTATGAGTGACGAAACCCTTGAAACCTATGTTCGACAGCAAATTGAAGCACAACCGGGGCCACATGTTGAGTTTGCTTGGCAAGGGGGAGAGCCCACGTTAATGGGGTTGCCGTTTTATGAACGTGTGATTGCCTTATGCGAGAAGTACGGTAAGGGAAAAACCATTCAGCATGCCTTTCAAACCAATGCCATATTACTCAATGATGATTGGTGTCAGTTTTTTGCCAAGCACAATTTTTTGATTGGTGTATCCATTGATGGCCCTGCTGAACTGCATGACCACTATCGGGTGACGCGCTCAGGGAAACCGACGCACGAGAAAGTGATGGCGGGTATCGTGTGTTTAAAAAAACATGGCGTGGCATTTAATACGCTTACAGTGATCAATAGCGTCAATGTGAAGCACCCAAAAGCCTTGTACCAGTTTTTAACGGAGATTGGGTCGACATTTCTACAGTTTATTCCGCTGGTGGAGCGAGAAGCCAAGCAGCAAGATACATCGGCGTTGAGCTTGGTGCTACCGGGTGAATCGATGGCAACGGTCACAGATTGGTCCGTGCCGTCATGGCAATACGGCGAATTCCTGAATCAGGTGTTTGATGTTTGGGTACGTCGAGATGTGGGCCGCGTTTTCGTGCAGATGTTTGATACCACGTTAGCGTCTTGGTGTGGTCAGCCCTCGGGTGTGTGTGTGTTTTCCGAAACTTGCGGGCACGCTTTCGCCCTTGAGGCTAACGGGGATCTGTATAGCTGTGATCACTACGTTTACCCTGAATATCTGCTTGGGAACATTCATCAAATCTCTATTAAAGAGTTAAATGAAGGGGACGCGGCACATCAGTTTGGACAAGACAAGCGTAATACGCTGACGCCAGATTGCCAGCGCTGTGATTTTCGTTTTGCCTGTCATGGCGGCTGCCCAAAACATCGCTTTGATGTTTCCCCTTCTGGTTTTCCCAATCACAACTATTTCTGTCAGGGTTACAAGCATTTCTTCAAGCACTCTGCGCCCTATATGGCAAAAATGCGGGAGCTGTTGGAGCAGGGGAGACAGGCCGCAGACATTATGTTGCTTGTCGCGCAAGCGGATAGGCAACGCGCTCAGCAAACCCGTCAAGCGGCGGGGCGGAATGCCCCTTGCCCTTGTGGAAGCGGCAAAAAGCATAAGCGTTGCTGCGGGTAA